One window of the Trachemys scripta elegans isolate TJP31775 chromosome 13, CAS_Tse_1.0, whole genome shotgun sequence genome contains the following:
- the GBA2 gene encoding non-lysosomal glucosylceramidase codes for MLTLRNGTGTKEDKSGGHWNEPFSLEKEGARVSGVLLHHCSPVNPYTLAISAREQAGTEVTHFTAFNPAGTGQAVWQDLLQDGRLGSPAGKGSPTEKGEVTAAAVCATCTVPPRGHRTLELGMAWDMPRIHFGSKEKLHLRRYTRYFGSAGDACPALSHYALTHYEQWEEKIESWQRPILESSHLPPWYKSALFNELYFVADGGTLWLELPPEACAEDVQGPAGTGLSQIFPVLREYGRFAYLEGQEYRMYNTYDVHFYASFALAMLWPKLEISLQYDIAAAVLNEDTQPRLYLMNGQTAQVKLKNVVPHDIGEPEDEPWQRVNAYLIHDTAGWKDLNLKFVLQVYRDYYLTQDTAYLQDMWPVCQAVMDSELKFDTDDDGLIENSGFADQTYDAWVATGASAYCGSLWLAAVCVMCKVAGIVGDSEVLQKYSAIRRKGSEAFERLLWNGKYYNYDSSGGPFSSTVMSDQCAGQWFLRASGLDQGEFQVFPRSHVVSALKTIFELNVMGFGNGTMGAVNGMRPDGSLDTSSVQSSEAWVGVVYALAATMIQEGLVQEGFHTAEGCYRTVWERLGMAFQTPEAYCQRKLFRSLAYMRPLSIWSMQLALESRAGQAPAAAAPRPVQENSLQP; via the exons ATGCTCACCCTGCGGAACGGCACGGGCACCAAGGAGGACAAGAGCGGGGGCCACTGGAACGAGCCCTTCAGCCTGGAGAAGGAGGGCGCGCGGGTCTCGGGAGTCCTGCTGCATCACTGCAGCCCCGTGAACCCCTACACCCTCGCCATCTCTGCCAGGGAGCAG GCCGGCACAGAAGTGACCCACTTCACAGCGTTCAACCCCGCTGGCACAGGGCAGGCGGTGTGGCAAGACCTCCTTCAGGACGGCAGGCTGGGCTCCCCGGCAG GGAAGGGCAGCCCCACCGAGAAGGGGGAGGTGACTGCAGCAGCTGTCTGTGCCACCTGCACAGTGCCGCCCCGGGGGCACAGGACGCTGGAGCTGGGCATGGCCTGGGACATGCCGCGCATTCACTTTGGctcaaaggagaagctgcatctCAG GCGGTACACGCGCTATTTCGGCAGCGCAGGAGACGCGTGCCCGGCCCTCTCCCACTATGCGCTCACGCACTATGAGCAGTGGGAGGAGAAGATCGAGAGCTGGCAGAGACCCATCTTGGAGAGCAG CCACCTGCCCCCCTGGTACAAGTCGGCTCTCTTCAACGAGCTCTACTTCGTGGCGGACGGCGGGACCCTGTGGCTGGAGCTGCCCCCGGAGGCCTGCGCGGAGGACGTGCAGGGCCCAGCGGGGACCGGGCTGTCCCAGATCTTCCCTGTCCTGCGGGAGTACGGAAGGTTTGCTTACTTGGAAG GCCAGGAGTACCGGATGTACAACACCTACGACGTTCACTTCTACGCCTCCTTCGCGCTCGCCATGCTGTGGCCCAAGCTGGAGATCAGCCTGCAGTACGACATCG ctgctgctgtgctgaaCGAGGACACGCAGCCCAGGCTGTACCTGATGAACGGGCAGACGGCCCAGGTGAAGCTGAAGAACGTGGTGCCCCACGACATCGGGGAGCCCG AGGACGAGCCGTGGCAGCGGGTCAATGCCTACCTGATCCACGACACGGCCGGCTGGAAGGACCTGAACCTGAAGTTCGTGCTGCAGGTGTACCGCGACTACTACCTGACCCAGGACACTGCCTACCTGCAGGACATGTGGCCCGTCTGCCAG GCTGTGATGGACTCGGAGCTGAAATTCGACACAGACGACGATGGGCTTATTGAAAACTCGGGCTTTGCTGATCAGACGTATGACGCCTGGGTGGCGACTGGAGCcag CGCGTACTGCGGCAGCCTGTGGCTGGCAGCCGTCTGTGTGATGTGCAAGGTGGCGGGGATTGTGGGTGACAGCGAGGTCCTACAGAAATACAGCGCCATCCGAAGGAAGGGCTCGGAGGCGTTTGAGCGGCTGCTGTGGAACG GGAAATACTACAACTACGACAGCAGCGGGGGTCCCTTCTCCAGCACCGTCATGTCCGACCAGTGCGCCGGGCAGTGGTTCCTCCGGGCCAGCGGCCTAGACCAGGGCGAGTTCCAG GTTTTCCCCAGGAGCCATGTTGTCAGCGCGCTGAAGACGATCTTTGAGCTGAACGTCATGGGCTTTGGCAATGGGACGATGGGAGCCGTGAACGGCATGAGGCCCGATGGGAGCCTGGACACTTCCAGCGTGCAGTCCAGTGAGGCCTGGGTTGGGGTCGTGTACGCTCTGGCTGCCACCATGATCCAGGAG GGCCTGGTGCAGGAGGGCTTCCACACAGCAGAGGGCTGCTACCGGACCGTGTGGGAGCGGCTGGGCATGGCCTTCCAGACGCCAGAGGCCTATTGCCAAAGGAAGCTCTTCCGCTCTCTGGCCTACATGCGCCCCCTCAGCATCTGGAGCatgcagctggccctggagagCAGAGCCGGCCAGGCCCCTGCCGCAGCAGCGCCGCGCCCGGTGCAGGAGAACTCCCTCCAGCCGTGA